In Populus alba chromosome 4, ASM523922v2, whole genome shotgun sequence, the genomic window GTGGACCTCATTGGAAGACATTACCAGAAACAAATTTCACTTTTATGGGAAATGATTCATACAGTGGCCTAGCCAAACTTTCCATTACAGCTTCAGAACTTTTTAAAGTTTAAGCTGTCAACTTTCAAGTGCAATGACATTTAAAGTGAAGATGAACTTTGAATCTGACTTACTCGGGTCTACCGATATAGCTGATATTAGAGGACCATAAATTCCTCTAAGTGGTATGCCTGTTGTCCCTCTTCCAGCCCAATACAAACGGATCTTTAATGTATGATGTGTTACTGCTGCAATGAATGTCTTTACAAGGGGTATGGCAACACCTCCAGcctcatcttcaatattaaaatctttCAGAACCAAATTTCCCTATATTCACAGATTTGGCACAAGTAATAATTAGTTAACAAGTATGGATATAAAATTCAGGCTTACTCATTTCTTTAGAATCGTGTGCAAAAGTTTAGTTACCTGGATGTAAACATCAAATATACGCTTCCCAAGACTAGTTAATGAACTGTCATTTGTGAAAATAATCTCAGCAAAGTGAAGTTTTACTGTGTAATTCCCATTCATGAGGCAAAGTCCGTAGTAAGTGAGAGAAAGGGGAGAAACACGCGCTGTTGTGTATAGTTGTGCAATGGTAGCAGAGACATTGGATATAGCAGACTTGTTGGTTTTAGTATAGGCGTCTGCCTCACTGTCATCGTCCATGAAGTTGCCGGTGCTACTAAACGCCCATTCTTGGCTTGGATGGGAGTAAAACATAGAAGCACCCCTTGGTTCTTTATCATCTTGGTAAGTGGTGTTGCCATCGACAGTTATCTCATTACCTCCACAGTTAATATGCAAGGAATAGTGTTCTGACAAATATTGACAATATAAAAAAGGATTTAGATAGAGATATATTtaccaaaagaaaatataaacagaAGGAGAGAAATGGAAAACTAGTTAAATCAAGTGATAGGTAGGCTTCTCCCACAGACATTAAggaataaaatgtattttaggCTACTCACGTTGATTTCGGGAAGCAGAACACGGAAAGTTTTGTTTCAGGCATGAATGGGCTTTACTTCTGCAACGTATATTGAGAAAACGAAACTTCAAGTGATTATACTGACACACATGATgttaaattcttaaataatgaTGAGGAGGAGAAATGGAAAATATCCTTCAACATCTTATAACAAATAATTGAGTTAGGTTTCAAAATTCTTACGATTTAATTGTTGACGGTGAGAAGCTCTCCACTATGTTCCTGCAGAAGTGAATGAAATGGTTCACTGTTAAATAAGagtttttttcctaaaataaGAGAAGCATTTTAATGATCACTCACACGCTCCCTCGTGAACATTCATCTGGATTTGAGCTTTGCCAGGTGAAGTTGTTATAAGAAAGATCCCTGAAGACACCAATGGAAAAACTTCAAACCGTTATCATCTATTAAGTTCTGGAAGATTGGAATAGAACTTTGTGTAGGAGTAGAACTTCAAGCTGGAAAATGAATCTGGAGGAACTACACATACACATTCTTGTTTCTTTCCAGAAGCCATGGAGGAACAGACCCAGAGAGCTTGTTTCCTGTCAAGTacctagaaaaattaaagatgacAAATATTAGGCTACTCAGAAGCTTACAgccaagaaatatatgaaataaataaataaataaatatacacacCACATCAACTTACAGGAAATCTATTCTTGCCAGTTGGATAAATGTCGAAGGAATTTCTCCTCTGAGGTTATTGAAGCTGACATCTCTACATTGGTATGAAATAAAAGTACTTAAGAGGGGAAAAGAGGGAGGAGGCAACTGAATAAATGAGAGGAAACTATGTGTGCAGCTTATATCAGTTTTCAGGTTCTTCACAAGGCATATGTCATGTAGTAAATTGGGTGTTTCCATAGCTCATAATTGCACTTCCAACTGAAAGCTTAAAAACAGATGATCAAATTGTTTTCGAGGATAACATTTGAGCCAGTGATTTATACggaaaatcttaaattttgaaAGCACATCATTAAGGTTCAAAGAGGCACACATTCAAGTTCACTGCCCATTAGTTTTGCAACATCAGTATCAAAGCTTGAGAGGTGATAGTTTACGATCCATAAGATGCCACACAAGAATGATTGTCCAAGTTCAACAGTGGATGATCAGGGCATTCAATTGCATTGGATGGACCAAGACCTCAAGAACCCCAATTCTATAGAAATGTTCATCATTTTTAAGATAGCAAAAGCCTATCTGTCTCTTTGCCAAATATAGTCCATGAATCATGGagattcattttatattttttagtgacaCCCAAAACATTCTGggaattttcaataaaatttcttgAGAAAGTGAATGATAACTATATTGACAAAGATTGTTTTGAAAAGCAAATCATTACAGCCTCTATATGGAACCACTTACAAGTGCTTCAGTTTTTCCATCTGTCCAACGTATTCTGGGATCTCTCCATATATTAAGCAGTTTCTCAATATCctgcatttttaaaattttggtcaAGTATATATTATCTATGTCAAATACAAATCAAAGAATAAGAGTTATAGCAGAAAAACACGTAAGATTAGAGCTCCAACTCACAATGTTTTCATGGATTCCATATCACTCAGTGGTGGGAAGGGAGACCCTCTTCCTGTTAAGTCACTAATCCTCCTACAAGCATCATTGAACAGAAAACATGCTATAAATAAACgcattatatatacataaaagaCAAAATCAGATATTCTAATTGCTTACAAATCACTTAGTTTGGTCAAGGAAGCAATGCTAGAAGGTATGGGCCCCTTGAGAGAGGTACCCTGTATATGCctgtaataaatatattaacaacCAAAGTATCCatcaattatcaaaaaaaaaaagaagaaagaaaacggAGCATAAAGAGGTAAATGTTGGAAACTCACAGTTTCTGAACCTTTGTCCATTTACTGATGAAAGTAGGTAGCTTTCCTGagaaattattatcatttatcCTCCTAAAAGATGCCAAAGAAATACAAACTCAGAGAGTGTTCTGAAAGTAGCATTGTTTACCATAAAATTCAGATAAAATGATGAAGAACacatatgaaaaacaatatttaaaaaaattccaataacACAATTTCCACTGAATTTGTGTTAAATTATCCGCATAGAAGAATGAAAGATCTAAACAATCCCGACATGTTAAATATGAGTATCCTGGCATCAAAATCAGCTATATTTCCTGTGGAGATAGAAGTTGATTGCATATCAGATGCGGCAAATCCCCCAGCCGAGGCAAATCCAAAGATGAAGGTTTAAAAAATGCCGAGTAATCACcgtttgtttggttaaaagacctgtgaaatcaattaaaagagacaaaaaaaaaaaaaaaaaacaaaacgaaattCTGCTTACATATCTGTCAAGTTGACCAACTTGCCAAGTTCTGCAGGCAAGTTTCCTGTCAATGCATTCGAGGAGAAAACACTGGAGATAAATGacattaaagttaattttagtAACATTATATGATACAATATCTAGAATCAATAAGCATGGAGATGAAGAAAAGGCATTACAGTTTCTGTAAATTGATCAGTCTTCCAATTTCAGGTGGAATGGGTCCTGAAAAATGATTTCCTTCAATACTCCTGTAACAGGAATGGATGTGTTAGTGTCACTTCACAATAAACAGTCTGAATGATTCAAATCCATACTTAAAGCCTCTAAAGCCTAGCCAAGGACAGGTCGATCTGCCAACTTTCATGAAATGAACTGTTCACATTGTCCTCTTGGCATGCCAAGGTGGTCAGAGTCAGACAGCCTCCGCCTCAAATCAATAACAAATGAAATGCTTTTAACTAAAATTAGAGAACCAGAATTAacaaaacttctttaaaatgtTTCCAATTTTAACTACAATTAATGATTTGACTGGCAAAGTCCCTCAACAGATGATTCACTGCCTCTAAAAATCATAGATGATTGCAGACTCAGAGAAAAGAGAACTCAACATACAGGTTTCTGAGGGTGGTCATGTTGGTGAGGACTTTCGGGAACGGCCCAGACAACCGATTCCCCATAACAGAGCTGCATAGATACGTTAGGAAAGTATGAAACTTCAGGTTAACCATCTACATTGAATTGAGAAAAGAGATGAGAAGAGGATGTGGTAGGTGCCCTTACAACTCCTCCAAGCGCAAGGCTCCCCATTGGGGAGGTATAACACCAGTGAAGAGATTGCGGCTAAGGTCCCTGCTTGACAATTGAGTGCATAATCAACAACAGCAATTCAGTATAACGAAAACTTTAGAAATGTTTGATATATTGCTCACAGTTGTTTAAGGTAGCGAAACTTGGAAAACTCCGGTGGAATTATTCCCGATAGATTCTGAGACTTCAAAGCTCTGCAAGATATTTCTACAGAAATATTAGAGCACATAGCCCAAGACATCCTTCCAAGAAATAGATTAAGCAAAACATTACTTGAACTAATCACAAACAGATCACTGGATTTGGTAGAGGGAAGAGTAGTAGTACATGCTTACTAGGTGGCAAGAGGAATTGTTGTTGAAAGAGCAGTCACAAGTGACGCTGTTCTCGAACCCTTTCCTCTCATCCAAAATGCTCCAATTCCCTTCTCCACTACATGGATCCTTGCTGAAATCCCAGTCCTTCTTCCCCAGCTTCTTCCCTATTTCTCTTAATACACTAACTGCAATGCAAAACACATACCCCGTAATTTGTACATGGgcatttttctttaatatccAAGGAAAGAGTAGATAGAAAAATGAGATGCTGTGTTTCTTGGAGATCCAGTCAGGGAATGAAGATATTGCTGTTGTATTGATTACATCACATTACCTTCTTGGAAGTGGAGCTTAGCAGAAGCAGAAGCTGCAAGTCCAAAGGAAATGAGAGTGATGGAACAAATGATGGATACTTGCAGGAGCAGCTGTGGACTACTTGCCAAATTACAAGCCCcccccatcttcttcttcttcttcttcttcttcttcttcttcttcagctgTGGTTAGCTCAAAGCTCTGCTTGCTTGGATAGGGGCCAGTACTGTCTTTAAATGAGAGAGTTGGAGAAGTAAAGAGAGTTTTATCATAGTtacaaaaaaggaagaaaaagttGTCTTCTAATGGACGTACGTAATGAGCCCGACAGTGACAGGGACAAAAATACTACAGCACACAacttttaactataatttttaattttaaatcataatttacaaaaaaatctaatgaataacttgtatatatgtatatatattataagaatCTAAAcgaaaatgatttgttttttttcttcttttcgaAGATTTAGCAGTGTAGCcgtgattaataataatatatgtgatttgattgatgagttgatttTGACTTGAGGTGGTCAAAAGTCTCTAAACtacaaaaaagatattatttatatcctTTACGCGTTTTTGAAACACTGCGTCGGCACTCGTGGGACAACGATTGagtctttctctttctttgcttgagttttttttttaattaatttttattttattttaaattaatatttattatattttcaaattattttaatatattaatatcaaaaaaaaaaaaaatttaaaaaaaattgttttaatatatctctgactaaaaattatcttgaaaaactatattattaaatgattttaaaagaatatatatttaaattaaaattactgtaaaattaatttttatacattaaattttaaacatatcTATACATggaatccatgaaaaaaaaaaaaaaaaaaaaaagggtcgcAATAATGGCCTCTAGTAGATGCTAGTCGGcaatcttcttaattttttactttataagaGTACAGtaatcatcttttttattattaaccgGTAAAAACATGTGTAAATTAatctgaatatttattttaataaaaaaaaataaattaatgcatAATATATGATTGGATAACATGAACCGGCGatcgtgtaaaaaaaaaactttttttaaaaaaaaaaaaacaagaagaagagaagaatacATGCTATAATCTTAATTTGTATGTAAACCTTGTGATAGATCGATCCACTGTTAGAGCGTGTTTATGTGGTACggttcaaatagcttttcgtgcccgAAATACTgccaatcattttttattatttttgacatcagcagaTCCAGCACCAAACGCAGGTGCAAATCTCTTAGAATCTTCTCTTCTATAATAGCAGTTTCTTAATTATGGTCCGTCGAGGAGGCATAGATATATAATTGAAGGCAGCTCCTCAGTTATGGCAAGTACTCTGGTGTTAGCTAGCTGGGAGCAGCCATGCATGCAtctgctaatatatatatatatatatatatatatatatatatatatatatatatagagagagagagagagagagagagagagagagagaggctacAGACACTCagaaaaatagtataaattaattaagatctaCAATTTTCAAGAATCTTAGGAATTAAGAATGATATTTTTGCTTGTCCGATtatccttaaaatttttaaccttTAAGATAAATCAATGTATTAAGAGTTTCTTCTAAGATTTCATCTTAATTCAATGATTAGATTGAAAATTATACTTAATAGTATAAAACTGGttaataaatgatatttaacattaaaatctgaattttttcatccaattatttttataaccatattagttattttattaattccttattcaaaaaaaaaaaacttgaaaaacgcAATGCGAAACCGGCCGAAatcatttgattctttttttggcCCCCACTGCCCATATGCCGTGTGCAGGCTGAGGACGAGATATTTGCATGCTTCAAATTAACAGTAACTAGGACCACGAGTTCACGAGTTagcatcttttctttttcgaaTTAAACCAAGCCAAATCAAATTACTGATTTTTactaattagttaattaacacttaattctttgaattatatatatatgtaatattGTTCTGaaactcaaattttaaataaaatctcttCAGATTGATATTAAGGATACGTTCTTaagattatttaattaagaaactTACTATTACAATCTATTTAAGTAAAGGATTCAATAATGAAGGAATATTTAATTTCTCATGAacaatagatattttatttttgagtaatttggtttgaatatatatatatatatgatagagtatatatatgtggattaaaaagaagaaatatcaCTCGTTTACGTAATGTATTAAAATAGAGCATGCATGTAGAATAGAGCCggcaatatatataaatatgatgAGAGGAAGTGCATGAATGTGATTGGTGGCTGGCTAGCCAACATGGtgccaaaagaaaacaaaggggAGAGTGTGAGTGCTAGCTGGCTTCTCTTGTCCAGTCCTCAAAATTGACCTCCACTTTTATTATTCATCATCACTGCTTCTTTCCCTCATAAACAATCTTTGAACCCCCCCCCCCTAAttatttat contains:
- the LOC118050774 gene encoding probable LRR receptor-like serine/threonine-protein kinase At1g07650, which produces MGGACNLASSPQLLLQVSIICSITLISFGLAASASAKLHFQEVSVLREIGKKLGKKDWDFSKDPCSGEGNWSILDERKGFENSVTCDCSFNNNSSCHLVSIALKSQNLSGIIPPEFSKFRYLKQLDLSRNLFTGVIPPQWGALRLEEFSVMGNRLSGPFPKVLTNMTTLRNLSIEGNHFSGPIPPEIGRLINLQKLVFSSNALTGNLPAELGKLVNLTDMRINDNNFSGKLPTFISKWTKVQKLHIQGTSLKGPIPSSIASLTKLSDLRISDLTGRGSPFPPLSDMESMKTLILRNCLIYGEIPEYVGQMEKLKHLDVSFNNLRGEIPSTFIQLARIDFLYLTGNKLSGSVPPWLLERNKNVDLSYNNFTWQSSNPDECSRGSVNIVESFSPSTIKSSKAHSCLKQNFPCSASRNQQHYSLHINCGGNEITVDGNTTYQDDKEPRGASMFYSHPSQEWAFSSTGNFMDDDSEADAYTKTNKSAISNVSATIAQLYTTARVSPLSLTYYGLCLMNGNYTVKLHFAEIIFTNDSSLTSLGKRIFDVYIQGNLVLKDFNIEDEAGGVAIPLVKTFIAAVTHHTLKIRLYWAGRGTTGIPLRGIYGPLISAISVDPNFKPPSNGSKRNVVIIVTGAVAGAIFLAFLVLGVMWRNGCLCGKAAADKELKGLDLQTGLFTLRQMKAATNNFDAENKVGEGGFGSVYKGSLSDGTVIAVKLLSSKSKQGNREFVNEIGMISALQHPNLVKLYGCCVEGNQLMIVYEYMENNCLSRALLGKEAKFRMKLDWPTRQKICLGVAKGLMYLHEESIIKIVHRDIKTSNVLLDKELNAKISDFGLAKLNEDDDTHISTRIAGTIGYMAPEYAMRGYLTNKADVYSFGVVALEIVSGKSNTNYRPKEEFVYLLDWAYVLQERGSLLELVDPELGSEYSSEEAMVMLNVALLCTNASPTLRPTMSQVVSMLEGRTPVQDLLSDPGFSAINTKYKAIRNHFWQNPSQTYSMSINESYRTDSTSSGVEPEDAGRLLRVSSVKSNT